The following proteins are encoded in a genomic region of Vicugna pacos chromosome 16, VicPac4, whole genome shotgun sequence:
- the TOB1 gene encoding protein Tob1, producing the protein MQLEIQVALNFIISYLYNKLPRRRVNIFGEELERLLKKKYEGHWYPEKPYKGSGFRCIHIGEKVDPVIEQASKESGLDIDDVRGNLPQDLSVWIDPFEVSYQIGEKGPVKVLYVDDNNENGCELDKEIKNSFNPEAQVFMPISDPASSVSSSPSPPFGHSAAVSPTFMPRSTQPLTFTTATFAATKFGSTKMKNSGRSKVARTSPVNLGLNVNDLLKQKAISSSVHSLYGLGLGSQQSLQPQQQPSRPPPPPPPLQQKTSALSPNAKEFVFPNMQGQGSSTSGMFPGDSPLNLSPLQYSNAFDVFAAYGGLNEKSFVDGLNFSLNNMQYSNQQFQPVMAN; encoded by the coding sequence ATGCAGCTTGAAATCCAAGTAGCactaaattttattatttcatatcTGTACAATAAGCTTCCCAGGAGACGTGTCAACATTTTTGGTGAAGAGCTTGAAAGACTTCTTAAGAAGAAATATGAAGGGCACTGGTATCCTGAAAAGCCATACAAAGGATCAGGGTTTAGATGTATACACATAGGGGAAAAAGTGGACCCAGTGATTGAACAAGCATCCAAAGAGAGTGGTTTGGACATTGATGATGTTCGTGGCAATCTGCCGCAGGATCTTAGTGTTTGGATCGACCCATTTGAGGTTTCCTACCAAATTGGTGAAAAGGGACCAGTGAAAGTGCTTTATGTGGATGATAATAATGAAAATGGATGTGAGTTGGATAAGGAGATCAAAAACAGCTTTAACCCAGAGGCCCAGGTTTTTATGCCCATAAGTGACCCAGCCTCCTCCGTGTCCAGCTCTCCATCGCCTCCCTTTGGTCACTCTGCTGCTGTAAGCCCTACCTTCATGCCCCGGTCCACTCAGCCTTTAACCTTTACCACTGCCACTTTTGCTGCCACCAAGTTCGGCTCTACCAAAATGAAGAATAGTGGCCGCAGCAAGGTTGCACGCACTTCTCCTGTCAACCTCGGCTTGAACGTGAATGACCTCTTGAAGCAGAAAGCCATCTCCTCCTCAGTGCACTCTCTGTATGGGCTTGGCCTGGGTAGCCAGCAGTCGCTGCAGCCACAGCAGCAGCCCTCCCGGCCACCGCCGCCTCCACCGCCGCTGCAGCAGAAAACCTCTGCTCTTTCTCCCAACGCCAAGGAGTTTGTTTTTCCTAACATGCAGGGTCAAGGTAGTAGTACCAGTGGAATGTTCCCAGGCGACAGCCCCCTTAACCTCAGTCCTCTCCAGTACAGTAATGCCTTTGATGTGTTTGCGGCCTATGGAGGCCTCAACGAGAAGTCTTTTGTGGATGGCTTGAATTTTAGCTTAAATAACATGCAGTATTCTAACCAGCAATTCCAGCCTGTTATGGCtaactaa